One segment of Agrococcus sp. ProA11 DNA contains the following:
- the pglX gene encoding BREX-1 system adenine-specific DNA-methyltransferase PglX — protein MDTAPLKAFATSARTELIREVGARITAVLAQGSPERVEQRWAVTALERAITGGGGGDNGKAHVADKVAYTWFNRIIALRFMDANGYTGIGVVSPAADQVGQPAVLAAAKRGQVDSVVVKGAHSATITGLLNGTRQPRPGVDAQAESYALLLADYCRYWNAAMPFMFERDGDYTELLIPANLLAEDSVLSRSVKVLTEDVCQDVEVIGWLYQFYISERKQEVFDGFKAKGAERKRAGADEIPAATQLFTPHWIVRYLVENSLGRLWMLNHPESRLIDQLDYYIAPVDQEADFHKITKPEELKVIDPACGSGHMLTYAFDLLYAIYEEEGYTPSKIPSLILTNNLYGIEIDPRAGALAAFALTMKAAAKRKLFLKDPVEPNICVLYPTTFTPDEVGFLVTEDGDRFSEEAFWNQFAEADTFGSLIQPNPALAVRLACHLATLDADGDILRADTLDRAQKVIHQAEYLLPRYAVVVANPPYMGSKNMSSQLVEFAKSKYPSAKTDLYSMFIARNLVLASRGGFVAMITMQSWMFLSTFSALRQKILREFIVATLAHLGAGAFDTIGGEVVSTAAFVIHVQPGEARGVYLRLAGLSGEAVQSRAALVVAAGTDSTLRHEVTSRDLTELPLSSMAYWLSASERHIYRDHPSLMTLAGTRQGLATGDNSRFLRFWWEVSRARTCRTAASHAEAAESRARWFPVQKGGTPRRWVGNDELVVDWESDGLALLNFRPRSVIRNPSYYFRAGATWSSLSGEFAVRVSPEGFLFESKGSMLFPLKNEDLNWILGYLNTPIARRLIDSLSPTLDYHEGPVARIPVIHPARPEEVASSVTSALVSAGEIWARRETSPSFDRFLMVDAPSSVKDALDSDRSARLEAEKRVLKLERTIEEHFRESGSVGPDVFPLAEQRPTGLVHDDLRNDASAARLLAEDLVSYAVGCMFGRYSLDESGLILADQGATLHDYLTKVPYPTFTPDTDNVIPIVDGDWFEDDIVERFRQFLRAAFGEEHFEENLRFVANSLGVKSLRGYFVKSFYKDHWQRYKKRPIYWQFSSPRGSFNALIYMHRYTPSTVSTVLTYLREYVTKLESALQQAERAGNAKEADRLRKILVELNEYEHDTLFPKASENVVFDLDDGVRANYLKFGAALRKIVGMEAASD, from the coding sequence ATGGACACCGCACCGCTTAAGGCCTTCGCCACGTCGGCGCGCACAGAACTGATTCGCGAAGTCGGCGCGCGCATCACCGCCGTGCTGGCCCAGGGGTCACCGGAGAGGGTCGAGCAGCGCTGGGCCGTGACAGCGCTGGAACGTGCCATCACCGGCGGGGGCGGTGGCGACAACGGCAAGGCGCATGTGGCCGACAAGGTCGCCTACACGTGGTTCAACCGCATCATCGCCCTGCGCTTCATGGATGCAAACGGCTATACCGGCATCGGCGTGGTCTCGCCCGCCGCCGATCAGGTCGGCCAGCCCGCGGTCCTCGCCGCAGCCAAGCGCGGCCAGGTCGACAGTGTCGTGGTTAAGGGAGCGCACTCCGCAACCATCACCGGACTGCTCAACGGCACCCGCCAGCCACGACCTGGCGTCGACGCGCAAGCGGAGTCATACGCCCTACTTCTCGCGGACTACTGCCGCTACTGGAATGCGGCCATGCCCTTCATGTTCGAGCGCGACGGTGACTACACCGAGCTGCTCATCCCAGCCAACCTGCTCGCCGAGGACTCTGTCCTGAGCCGCTCCGTCAAGGTGCTCACCGAGGACGTGTGCCAGGACGTCGAGGTCATCGGCTGGCTTTACCAGTTCTACATCTCGGAGCGGAAGCAGGAAGTGTTCGACGGGTTCAAAGCGAAAGGCGCCGAGCGGAAGCGGGCCGGCGCCGACGAGATCCCCGCCGCGACGCAGTTGTTCACTCCGCACTGGATCGTCCGCTACCTCGTCGAGAACTCCTTGGGTCGCCTGTGGATGCTCAACCATCCCGAGTCTCGCCTCATCGACCAGTTGGACTACTACATCGCCCCGGTTGACCAGGAGGCCGACTTCCACAAAATCACCAAGCCGGAGGAACTGAAGGTGATCGATCCGGCGTGCGGCTCGGGTCATATGCTCACGTACGCTTTCGATCTCCTCTACGCAATTTATGAGGAGGAGGGCTACACGCCGTCGAAGATTCCCAGCCTGATCCTCACGAACAACCTCTACGGCATCGAGATTGACCCCCGCGCCGGCGCACTGGCCGCATTCGCCCTGACTATGAAGGCCGCCGCTAAGCGCAAACTCTTCCTCAAGGATCCGGTCGAGCCGAACATCTGCGTCCTGTACCCGACTACCTTCACACCCGACGAGGTGGGCTTCCTTGTCACGGAGGACGGCGACCGGTTTTCGGAGGAGGCATTCTGGAACCAGTTTGCCGAGGCTGACACGTTCGGCTCCCTGATTCAGCCCAACCCTGCCCTGGCCGTTCGGCTCGCGTGTCACCTCGCGACGCTCGACGCCGACGGCGACATTCTTCGGGCCGATACGCTTGACCGAGCCCAGAAGGTGATTCACCAGGCGGAGTACCTGTTGCCGAGGTACGCGGTGGTTGTTGCCAACCCGCCCTACATGGGCAGCAAGAACATGTCTTCTCAATTGGTCGAGTTTGCGAAGTCCAAGTATCCGAGCGCGAAGACTGACCTCTACTCCATGTTCATCGCGCGGAACCTCGTCCTTGCCTCGAGGGGCGGATTCGTGGCCATGATCACGATGCAGTCTTGGATGTTCCTCAGCACCTTTTCTGCCTTAAGGCAGAAGATTCTACGTGAGTTCATCGTTGCGACGCTTGCGCATTTGGGAGCAGGGGCGTTCGACACGATCGGCGGAGAGGTAGTTTCTACCGCCGCGTTCGTGATCCATGTCCAGCCGGGCGAAGCGCGCGGCGTCTATCTCCGCCTGGCGGGTCTAAGCGGAGAAGCCGTTCAATCAAGAGCTGCGCTAGTAGTGGCGGCCGGCACCGATTCGACCCTTCGGCACGAAGTCACCTCCCGCGACCTCACCGAGTTGCCGCTGTCGTCGATGGCCTACTGGTTGAGTGCCAGTGAGAGGCACATCTACCGAGACCACCCTAGCCTTATGACGTTGGCAGGAACTCGGCAAGGACTGGCAACTGGAGACAACAGCCGGTTCCTCAGGTTCTGGTGGGAGGTGTCTAGAGCGCGGACCTGCCGAACTGCGGCCAGCCATGCGGAAGCTGCCGAGTCGCGTGCACGATGGTTCCCCGTGCAGAAGGGCGGTACGCCCCGACGGTGGGTGGGGAATGACGAACTAGTCGTTGACTGGGAAAGCGACGGGTTGGCGCTCCTCAACTTTCGTCCGCGTTCGGTGATCCGGAATCCTAGCTACTACTTCCGTGCCGGCGCGACGTGGTCGAGTCTCTCCGGCGAGTTCGCGGTCCGCGTCTCACCTGAGGGATTCCTGTTCGAATCCAAGGGATCGATGCTCTTCCCACTTAAGAACGAGGACCTCAACTGGATTCTTGGATACCTGAACACCCCGATCGCTCGGAGATTGATCGACTCGCTCTCCCCGACGCTCGATTATCACGAAGGTCCAGTCGCGAGAATCCCCGTGATTCACCCTGCACGTCCCGAAGAAGTTGCCTCAAGCGTGACCTCGGCCCTCGTGTCCGCAGGCGAAATCTGGGCCAGGCGCGAGACTTCGCCGTCATTCGATCGATTCCTAATGGTCGACGCACCCTCGTCGGTGAAGGATGCCTTGGATTCGGACCGCTCGGCGCGTCTGGAAGCGGAGAAGCGTGTTCTCAAATTGGAGCGGACCATTGAAGAGCACTTCCGCGAGTCAGGTTCGGTTGGTCCCGACGTTTTCCCGTTGGCGGAGCAGCGGCCTACGGGTTTGGTCCATGATGACCTCCGCAATGATGCAAGTGCGGCGCGGCTGTTGGCTGAGGACCTCGTCTCCTATGCAGTCGGCTGCATGTTCGGCCGCTACAGCCTCGACGAGTCCGGGCTAATCCTTGCTGACCAGGGCGCGACGTTGCACGACTACCTCACGAAGGTTCCGTACCCGACGTTCACGCCCGACACAGATAACGTCATCCCCATCGTCGACGGCGACTGGTTCGAGGACGACATCGTCGAGCGGTTCCGGCAGTTCCTGCGTGCCGCGTTCGGCGAAGAGCACTTCGAGGAGAACCTCCGATTCGTGGCCAACTCGCTTGGGGTGAAGAGCCTACGCGGTTACTTCGTGAAGTCCTTCTATAAGGATCATTGGCAGCGGTACAAGAAGCGGCCGATCTACTGGCAGTTCTCCAGTCCTAGGGGTTCGTTTAATGCCCTGATCTACATGCACCGCTACACACCGTCGACAGTCTCGACGGTGCTGACCTACCTGCGCGAGTACGTGACGAAGCTGGAGTCGGCCCTTCAGCAGGCCGAGCGGGCCGGCAACGCGAAGGAGGCGGATCGGCTTCGCAAGATCCTCGTCGAGCTGAACGAGTACGAGCACGACACGCTCTTCCCGAAGGCGTCCGAGAACGTCGTGTTCGACCTCGACGACGGGGTCCGGGCGAACTACCTGAAATTCGGCGCCGCACTCAGAAAGATCGTCGGAATGGAGGCTGCAAGTGACTGA
- the pglZ gene encoding BREX-1 system phosphatase PglZ type A, translating into MTDLSAVQRALHSRLASQRVVFWHDPLGECAADLDALDLGAVNVIRLQHNEFSVKNTILTDPVNKHLVYRSGDLPRVTENWLLDLELAHGIFTADKTSMLQQSLGLNDPALLPVIEQHHQFFAANSRKQALEELLNDEDDAARLRAKLCQVLVRASGNQLTDIIRELLVENAAGKTAKFDDLVAFGLDQFFWHGLASIYKYRNTTPTIDDFVIWMFGRAIEDFASATPDEFRNIRSDFNALRYDVRTQDVMKKLASRAAEALDVNSKIEHRDYRELTKITIFEEIDRKVIVDLAAAVAGQSVTPREIADIVRHRHHSLWSAKYVKLYEAIQSASELLAAIAALPHAIASAALGLEKYQSDWFRIDQHYRWFTYAHQTADFQKPLEALKAEVDKQYANRYLYDFGGLWQQALEPMSEWKSDSLAPQAKFFDHYVAPVVRDGRTKAVVIISDGMRHEIAEELASMIRSEDRFDASLSAVLGSLPSYTQLGMASLLPQSSLELCPAGLPVLADGKPTNGTANRDKILQAVKGHAITAAEVLAMPGSELRELYTKHQIFYVYHDRIDAAGDKAPTERTVFEAAAEALRELLQLVKKWANANATNILITADHGFLYQDIPLEQSYYVSETPRGDAVTKINRRYVLGRSLKPSPSFMTFTSAQAGLLGDLDIQIPKSIHRIPQPGAGTRYVHGGASLQEIVVPVLMVNKKRKSDIRSVNVDLMPETDKITTGQLAVKLLQREAVTDKIQPRQVRLGLYVGDILISDQPVLPFTSASDDQRDRYQKAVLYLTQDADRYNNRPVELRLEEPVPNTTQWKTFSKGNYTIKRSFTTDFDF; encoded by the coding sequence GTGACTGATCTGAGCGCCGTCCAGCGCGCCCTCCACAGTCGACTAGCCTCCCAACGTGTTGTGTTCTGGCACGATCCCCTCGGCGAGTGTGCCGCCGATCTAGATGCGCTCGATCTCGGCGCGGTCAACGTCATCCGTCTACAGCACAATGAGTTCAGCGTGAAGAACACCATCCTCACCGACCCCGTCAACAAGCACCTTGTCTACCGCTCCGGTGACCTCCCGCGTGTCACCGAGAACTGGCTGCTAGATCTGGAACTCGCCCACGGCATCTTTACGGCCGACAAGACCTCCATGCTCCAGCAGTCACTTGGCCTTAATGACCCGGCCCTGTTGCCGGTGATCGAGCAGCACCATCAATTCTTCGCCGCGAATAGTCGGAAGCAGGCGCTGGAAGAACTGCTTAATGACGAAGACGACGCCGCCCGCCTGCGAGCCAAGCTGTGCCAAGTGCTTGTCAGAGCGTCAGGGAACCAGCTGACCGATATCATCCGCGAACTTCTCGTCGAGAACGCTGCCGGGAAGACAGCCAAGTTCGACGACCTCGTCGCCTTCGGCCTCGACCAGTTCTTCTGGCACGGGCTCGCGAGCATTTACAAGTACCGGAACACGACGCCGACGATCGATGACTTCGTCATCTGGATGTTCGGCCGCGCCATCGAGGACTTCGCGTCGGCCACCCCTGACGAGTTCCGTAACATCCGCAGCGACTTCAACGCCTTGCGCTACGACGTCCGCACCCAAGACGTGATGAAGAAGCTCGCCTCCCGCGCGGCAGAAGCACTCGACGTGAACTCGAAGATCGAGCATCGCGACTACCGCGAACTGACCAAGATCACGATCTTTGAGGAGATTGACCGCAAGGTGATCGTCGACCTCGCCGCCGCCGTCGCTGGTCAGTCGGTGACGCCCCGCGAGATCGCGGACATCGTTCGGCACCGTCATCACAGCCTGTGGAGCGCCAAGTACGTCAAGCTCTACGAAGCGATTCAGAGCGCCTCCGAGTTGCTCGCCGCGATCGCTGCGCTGCCGCACGCCATCGCTTCTGCCGCCCTTGGGCTGGAAAAGTACCAGTCCGATTGGTTCCGCATCGACCAGCACTACCGCTGGTTCACCTACGCCCACCAGACCGCCGATTTCCAGAAGCCGCTAGAAGCGCTTAAGGCCGAGGTCGATAAGCAGTATGCCAATAGGTACCTCTACGACTTTGGCGGGCTCTGGCAGCAGGCTCTTGAGCCCATGAGCGAGTGGAAATCGGACTCCCTGGCACCACAGGCGAAATTCTTTGATCACTACGTCGCTCCCGTCGTCAGGGACGGACGCACCAAAGCGGTCGTGATCATCTCCGACGGCATGCGCCACGAAATCGCCGAGGAACTCGCGTCGATGATCCGCAGCGAGGACCGGTTCGACGCCTCACTCTCGGCCGTGCTCGGCTCACTGCCGAGCTACACCCAGCTCGGTATGGCGTCGCTGCTTCCGCAGTCGAGCCTGGAACTCTGCCCCGCGGGTCTGCCGGTGCTCGCGGACGGGAAGCCGACGAACGGAACCGCGAACCGCGACAAGATTCTGCAAGCCGTCAAGGGACACGCAATCACCGCGGCCGAGGTCCTGGCTATGCCGGGGAGCGAGCTTCGCGAGCTGTACACGAAGCACCAGATCTTTTACGTCTACCACGACCGCATCGACGCCGCGGGCGACAAGGCCCCGACGGAGCGGACTGTCTTTGAAGCCGCCGCGGAGGCCCTCCGCGAGTTGCTCCAACTCGTCAAGAAGTGGGCAAACGCGAACGCGACGAACATCCTGATCACCGCCGACCACGGGTTCCTCTACCAGGACATCCCGCTGGAGCAGTCGTACTACGTCTCGGAAACTCCCCGGGGTGACGCGGTCACTAAGATCAACCGGCGTTACGTTCTCGGCCGGTCGCTGAAGCCATCCCCGTCGTTCATGACGTTCACCTCGGCGCAGGCGGGGCTCTTGGGCGACCTCGATATTCAGATTCCCAAGTCGATCCACCGCATCCCGCAACCCGGCGCTGGCACCCGCTACGTCCATGGTGGCGCATCTCTTCAGGAGATCGTCGTCCCGGTGCTCATGGTCAACAAGAAGCGCAAGAGCGACATCCGTTCGGTCAACGTCGACCTCATGCCCGAGACCGACAAGATCACCACCGGGCAGCTGGCGGTCAAGCTGCTCCAGCGCGAGGCGGTCACGGACAAGATCCAGCCGCGTCAGGTTCGCCTCGGTCTTTACGTCGGCGACATACTGATCTCCGACCAGCCCGTCCTCCCCTTCACCAGTGCATCCGACGACCAGCGCGATCGGTATCAGAAGGCAGTGCTTTACCTAACCCAGGACGCTGACCGGTACAACAATCGGCCCGTCGAGCTGCGTCTCGAAGAGCCGGTCCCGAACACGACACAGTGGAAGACGTTCTCGAAGGGGAACTACACCATCAAACGGTCGTTCACGACGGACTTCGACTTCTAG